The genomic region GCTCCACGATTCGGCCGACGATCAGCGGTCGCGTCGCGTCTCCACCCTCGAAGAGCAGCGCGACTTCGGCACCGATCATTGCTGATGTGAGGTCGGCTAAGCTTCGTGCGGGCAATGCAGTATCCCGGGGGTTGCCGGGAAAGACCACCAGTGGCGCGCCTGCCTCGAAACCCAGCAACACGCCGATCACCACTCCTTCGATACGTTCCCGTGTGTCGAACATCTGAAAACCCCTCAATTATGACTGATCTTGCTGCCCTTCCAAACGACCTCACCGGACGCCTTGCCGTTGAACT from Rhizobium gallicum bv. gallicum R602sp harbors:
- a CDS encoding DUF6484 domain-containing protein; protein product: MFDTRERIEGVVIGVLLGFEAGAPLVVFPGNPRDTALPARSLADLTSAMIGAEVALLFEGGDATRPLIVGRIVEPARKSSTPNVIRDGERVRITGEERIELRCGKATIIMEKDGHITIRGTYVTSHASAANRIRGGSVNLN